AAACAGAATAATTAGATTATGAGCGAGAAAACACCCAAGCAAAAACCTGCAAAAATGTGTTACAGTCACATTGGCGGAAAACTGGGTCAGCTGCTCGCCGTAACTTTTGCTGAAAAAGGCTGGATCGCCAGGAAAAACCCAGCTGACAAACACTTTTATATTACTGATTTAGGACAAAAAGAATTCGCTAAATTAAGTATTGATCTTTCTCAGATAAAAGCAGAAGACTTATAGAATTTCCTTTTTCTTTTAATTCAAAACGTACTCCTAAATTTCTTACCTTAGTTTGCTTTTAAATCTTTAAATTATGACTAAGAAAGAAATTGCTCAAAACTTCTTAAAGCTTGCTGCAAGCGGACATTCGCATGAAGCATTCCGATTGTATGTAGGCAAAAATTTCAAACACCATAATTCTCATTTTAAAGGTGATGGCGAAACTTTAATGCTGGCCATGGAAGAATCATCCCGAAAAAATCCCCATAAAATTTTTAAAATTCATCATATTTTAGAAGATGATAATCTGGTTGCGGTGCATTCGCATTTGCAGCAGACTCCAACTGATATTGGTTTTGCCGTTGTTCATATTTTAAAATTTAAAGAAAATAAAATTATAGAGCTCTGGGATTTAGGACAGCCAATTCCATCTGAATCAATAAATGAAAATGGAATGTTTTGATTTAATGGTTATTGTTAATTATTAATAATTAATAATTAATTATGAGTTGAAAACTGTGACTGTGACTAAAAAACGAGACTAAAAACCCAAAAAACCAAGATTACAAAATGAACTTTCTATCTAAAACCTTTTTCTTCTTTTCATTGATTCTTCTTTTTTCAGGCTGTAATTCATTTGCTCAGAAAAAAGACAATTACAGCGCACAAATCGACAGTGTTGTTATTAATAGCACTTCTCCGGTTTTTAATGGCGTAGTTTTAATTTCGAAAAACGGAAAAACTCTATATTCGGCAGCAAAAGGATTTGCCAATTTTGAGACTAAGAAACCTTTAATGATAGATTCTCAGTTTGAAATCATGTCAAACAGTAAACAGGTTGCGGCGGTTTTACTTTTATTAGAAGTTGAAAAAGGCAAAGTTGATTTACAATCTCCAATTAAAAAATACCTTCCGGAATTGACACAGTCCTGGGCAGATTCGGTTACAGTTCACCAGCTTTTAAATCATACTCACGGAATTGTCGATTTGCAAAAACCTTTGGCATTTAAACCCGGAACTCAGTTTAGTTATGGAAATTTAAGCTTTAGCCTTGTCGAAAAAATTGTTGAATTAAGCACTCAAAAAACGTATACAGAAGTTGCCAATGCACTCTTCAAAAAGCTGAAAATGAACAATACATTTTGCTATTCTAAAGACAGAATACAAAATCTTGCAAAGGGATATTACAATGTAAAAAATGTTTTAGAACCGGTAACTTCAACTCAAATTACGCCTCAAAGTTTAGGTGCTGATGGAATTGTTTCTACTGTAAACGACTTATCGATCTGGAATAATAATCTTCATAAAGGAAAAATTCTAAAACCTGAAACCTATCAATTAATGTTGAAATATACGATTTCAGCACAGCATAATTTCTTTGGAAAAGCTGAGGAAGGTTACGGATACGGAATTAAAATTATCGAAAAAGAAGCTGTAAAATATGTTGGTCATACAGGTCTGGGCGACGGATTTTCTTCTGTAAATTTGTATTTCCCGGAAAGCGGTGTCAGTTTAGTTGTTTTAGAAAATCAAATGAATGAAAATCGGGATTTGTTCTATATTTCTGAATTTAAAATCAAAAATATTGTGTTGAAAAGCGATTTAGTTCAAAAAAAATAATAGTAATGGCAAAAAATAAAACCACAGAAACAGAAAGCAGCGTCATCGATTTTATAAATGCTGTAGACAGTGAAGCTAAAAGAAATGATGCTTTTGAGTTGGTAAAAATAATGACAGAAATCACAGGTTTTGAGGCTAAAATGTGGGGACCAAGCATTATTGGTTTTGGAGCTTATCATTATAAATACGCCACAGGACATGAAGGTGATGCGCCACTGGCCGCTTTTTCTCCCAGAAAAGCAGCAACGACTATTTATTTCTATTTACCCGAAAATCAAAGAGAAGAACTTTTTTCGAAACTAGGGAAATACAAAGTTTCTAAAGCCTGTATTTATGTTAAAAAACTAGCCGACATTGATATTGAAATTTTAAAAAAGATAATTTTGTTATCAATTGAATATACTCTAAATCTATACCCTTCAAAATAAAAAATGATCACATTCTTAATTCTATTATTAGTAATAGTTCTTATCGTTTATAATTTTTTACAGCATCCAAAATTCGGAAAAAAACCTTCCGGTGAAAGATTAGCTTTAATCGAAAAATCACCCCAATATAAAAACGGAAAATTCGAAAACCAGAGTTTTACACCAGATCTTGCAGAAGGAGAAAGCTTTATCGGCGTTTTATTCGAATTTCTCTTCAAAAAAGTAGACCGAAAAGTTCCAACAGATTTAATTCCGTCAATTAAAACTAATTTGCTTGAACTTCCTCTCGATCAGGATGTTTTGGTTTGGTTTGGGCATTCTTCTTATTATATTCAGCTTGAAGGAAAACGTTTTTTAATTGATCCCGTTTTCAGCGGTAACGCCTCTCCTATTTCGGGAACAACAAAATCATTTAAAGGAAGCGATATTTATACCGCCGATGATATTCCGGAAATTGATTATTTATTGATAACACACGATCATTACGACCATTTAGATTATAAAACTATTCTGGAATTAAAA
The sequence above is a segment of the Flavobacterium sp. genome. Coding sequences within it:
- a CDS encoding ArsR family transcriptional regulator, with protein sequence MSEKTPKQKPAKMCYSHIGGKLGQLLAVTFAEKGWIARKNPADKHFYITDLGQKEFAKLSIDLSQIKAEDL
- a CDS encoding nuclear transport factor 2 family protein, with amino-acid sequence MTKKEIAQNFLKLAASGHSHEAFRLYVGKNFKHHNSHFKGDGETLMLAMEESSRKNPHKIFKIHHILEDDNLVAVHSHLQQTPTDIGFAVVHILKFKENKIIELWDLGQPIPSESINENGMF
- a CDS encoding serine hydrolase domain-containing protein — encoded protein: MNFLSKTFFFFSLILLFSGCNSFAQKKDNYSAQIDSVVINSTSPVFNGVVLISKNGKTLYSAAKGFANFETKKPLMIDSQFEIMSNSKQVAAVLLLLEVEKGKVDLQSPIKKYLPELTQSWADSVTVHQLLNHTHGIVDLQKPLAFKPGTQFSYGNLSFSLVEKIVELSTQKTYTEVANALFKKLKMNNTFCYSKDRIQNLAKGYYNVKNVLEPVTSTQITPQSLGADGIVSTVNDLSIWNNNLHKGKILKPETYQLMLKYTISAQHNFFGKAEEGYGYGIKIIEKEAVKYVGHTGLGDGFSSVNLYFPESGVSLVVLENQMNENRDLFYISEFKIKNIVLKSDLVQKK
- a CDS encoding DUF1801 domain-containing protein codes for the protein MAKNKTTETESSVIDFINAVDSEAKRNDAFELVKIMTEITGFEAKMWGPSIIGFGAYHYKYATGHEGDAPLAAFSPRKAATTIYFYLPENQREELFSKLGKYKVSKACIYVKKLADIDIEILKKIILLSIEYTLNLYPSK